The following are encoded together in the Marmota flaviventris isolate mMarFla1 chromosome 18, mMarFla1.hap1, whole genome shotgun sequence genome:
- the Hsbp1 gene encoding heat shock factor-binding protein 1 — translation MAETDPKTVQDLTSVVQTLLQQMQDKFQTMSDQIIGRIDDMSSRIDDLEKNIADLMTQAGVEELEGENKIPATQKS, via the exons ATGGCCGAGACTGACCCCAAGACCGTGCAGGACCTCACCTCGGTG GTGCAGACACTCCTGCAGCAGATGCAAGATAAATTTCAGACCATGTCCGACCAGATCATTggaagaa TTGATGATATGAGTAGTCGCATTGATGATCTGGAGAAAAACATCGCAGACCTCATGACACAGGCTGGGGTGGAAGAACTGGAAGGAGAAAACAAGATACCTGCCACACAAAAGAGTTGA